The following coding sequences are from one Rutidosis leptorrhynchoides isolate AG116_Rl617_1_P2 chromosome 11, CSIRO_AGI_Rlap_v1, whole genome shotgun sequence window:
- the LOC139876516 gene encoding transcription initiation factor TFIID subunit 15b isoform X1 produces the protein MSGYGYEGDGSAPPPVGGGYGGTGGGYGGGGGGYGSSGGGGGSYGGNRGSSDGYGGGGRSGGGGGGGGGYGSRGGGGGSREGGGGGYGAGGGGYQGGGDRGRSGGGGGRGGGGGGREGDWPCPKPGCNNSNFSWRTECNKCGTPSPAGTGGGGGGGDRGRSDRGGYNKGGGGGGGGRSDGGSYNRGGDRSSRGNYDGGSGGGSRGSGDSYGGRDSGGYGQTAAGGYGGSDSSYLLPPSYGTDAVPPPASYNGGPTSYPPSYGGGTGYGGDSLPDNSRGGGRGGSGGGYGGGAPPSQGGYGGAPAEASAKVKQCDETCDDSCDNARIYISNLPPDVTVDELRELFGGIGQVGRIKQKRGYKDQWPYNIKLYTDEKGKNKGDGALVYEDPSAAHSAGGFYNNYELRGYKISVGMAEKSAPRPPPAQGGGGGRGGGYGGGGGGGGRRDNYRDGGPDRNSHGGNRSRPY, from the exons ATGTCAGGTTACGGTTACGAAGGAGATGGATCTGCTCCACCACCCGTCGGCGGTGGCTATGGCGGAACTGGCGGTGGCTACGGTGGTGGTGGAGGAGGATACGGTAGCAGCGGCGGCGGAGGTGGATCTTATGGCGGAAACCGTGGCAGTAGCGATGGTTATGGAGGCGGTGGACGCAgcggaggtggtggtggtggcggaggAGGTTACGGTAGccgcggtggtggtggtggtagtagagAAGGCGGCGGCGGCGGATACGGTG CAGGTGGAGGTGGATATCAAGGGGGTGGTGATCGAGGCCGCAGTGGCGGAGGCGGTGgtagaggtggtggtggtggtggtagagaAGGAGACTGGCCATGCCCTAAGCCAGG TTGTAACAACTCGAATTTTTCGTGGAGAACTGAATGCAACAAATGTGGTACCCCATCACCTGCTGGAACAGGAGGCGGCGGTGGTGGCGGTGATCGTGGTCGCAGTGATAGAGGTGGTTACAATAaaggaggtggtggtggtggtggtgggcgcAGTGATGGTGGTAGTTACAATAGGGGTGGTGATAGAAGTAGTAGGGGGAACTACGATGGTGGTAGTGGTGGAGGAAGTAGAGGAAGTGGTGATTCATATGGCGGCAGAGACAGCGGCGGTTATGGTCAGACTGCTGCAGGTGGTTATGGTGGATCTGATAGTAGTTATCTTCTACCGCCTAGCTATGGAACAGATGCTGTACCCCCACCTGCAAGCTATAATGGTGGACCAACTTCATATCCACCTTCATacggtggtggtactggttatggtgGTGATTCTTTGCCTGATAATAGTCGTGGTGGTGGTCGGGGCGGTTCAGGTGGTGGATATGGCGGTGGTGCACCACCGAGTCAAGGTGGTTATGGTGGTGCACCTGCTGAAGCATCTGCAAAGGTTAAACAGTGTGATGAAACTTGTGATGATTCATGTGATAATGCACGTATCTACATTTCGAATTTGCCTCCAGATGTTACTGTTGATGAGTTGAGAGAGTTATTCGGAGGCATTGGACAG GTTGGAAGGATTAAGCAAAAACGAGGGTATAAGGACCAATGGCCTTATAACATTAAACTTTACACAGATGAAAAAGGAAAAAACAAAGGAGATGGTGCTTTAGTCTATGAGGATCCATCTGCTGCACATTCTGCTGGTGGATTCTACAACA ATTATGAGTTAAGAGGTTACAAAATTAGTGTCGGAATGGCTGAAAAATCTGCTCCAAGGCCGCCTCCTGCACAAGG TGGTGGCGGTGGAAGAGGTGGCGGctacggtggtggtggtggtggcggtggacgcAGAGACAACTACAGAGATGGTGGTCCAGATAGGAATTCTCACGGTGGGAACCGCTCTCGGCCATATTGA
- the LOC139876516 gene encoding transcription initiation factor TFIID subunit 15b isoform X2 yields MSGYGYEGDGSAPPPVGGGYGGTGGGYGGGGGGYGSSGGGGGSYGGNRGSSDGYGGGGRSGGGGGGGGGYGSRGGGGGSREGGGGGYGGGGGYQGGGDRGRSGGGGGRGGGGGGREGDWPCPKPGCNNSNFSWRTECNKCGTPSPAGTGGGGGGGDRGRSDRGGYNKGGGGGGGGRSDGGSYNRGGDRSSRGNYDGGSGGGSRGSGDSYGGRDSGGYGQTAAGGYGGSDSSYLLPPSYGTDAVPPPASYNGGPTSYPPSYGGGTGYGGDSLPDNSRGGGRGGSGGGYGGGAPPSQGGYGGAPAEASAKVKQCDETCDDSCDNARIYISNLPPDVTVDELRELFGGIGQVGRIKQKRGYKDQWPYNIKLYTDEKGKNKGDGALVYEDPSAAHSAGGFYNNYELRGYKISVGMAEKSAPRPPPAQGGGGGRGGGYGGGGGGGGRRDNYRDGGPDRNSHGGNRSRPY; encoded by the exons ATGTCAGGTTACGGTTACGAAGGAGATGGATCTGCTCCACCACCCGTCGGCGGTGGCTATGGCGGAACTGGCGGTGGCTACGGTGGTGGTGGAGGAGGATACGGTAGCAGCGGCGGCGGAGGTGGATCTTATGGCGGAAACCGTGGCAGTAGCGATGGTTATGGAGGCGGTGGACGCAgcggaggtggtggtggtggcggaggAGGTTACGGTAGccgcggtggtggtggtggtagtagagAAGGCGGCGGCGGCGGATACGGTG GTGGAGGTGGATATCAAGGGGGTGGTGATCGAGGCCGCAGTGGCGGAGGCGGTGgtagaggtggtggtggtggtggtagagaAGGAGACTGGCCATGCCCTAAGCCAGG TTGTAACAACTCGAATTTTTCGTGGAGAACTGAATGCAACAAATGTGGTACCCCATCACCTGCTGGAACAGGAGGCGGCGGTGGTGGCGGTGATCGTGGTCGCAGTGATAGAGGTGGTTACAATAaaggaggtggtggtggtggtggtgggcgcAGTGATGGTGGTAGTTACAATAGGGGTGGTGATAGAAGTAGTAGGGGGAACTACGATGGTGGTAGTGGTGGAGGAAGTAGAGGAAGTGGTGATTCATATGGCGGCAGAGACAGCGGCGGTTATGGTCAGACTGCTGCAGGTGGTTATGGTGGATCTGATAGTAGTTATCTTCTACCGCCTAGCTATGGAACAGATGCTGTACCCCCACCTGCAAGCTATAATGGTGGACCAACTTCATATCCACCTTCATacggtggtggtactggttatggtgGTGATTCTTTGCCTGATAATAGTCGTGGTGGTGGTCGGGGCGGTTCAGGTGGTGGATATGGCGGTGGTGCACCACCGAGTCAAGGTGGTTATGGTGGTGCACCTGCTGAAGCATCTGCAAAGGTTAAACAGTGTGATGAAACTTGTGATGATTCATGTGATAATGCACGTATCTACATTTCGAATTTGCCTCCAGATGTTACTGTTGATGAGTTGAGAGAGTTATTCGGAGGCATTGGACAG GTTGGAAGGATTAAGCAAAAACGAGGGTATAAGGACCAATGGCCTTATAACATTAAACTTTACACAGATGAAAAAGGAAAAAACAAAGGAGATGGTGCTTTAGTCTATGAGGATCCATCTGCTGCACATTCTGCTGGTGGATTCTACAACA ATTATGAGTTAAGAGGTTACAAAATTAGTGTCGGAATGGCTGAAAAATCTGCTCCAAGGCCGCCTCCTGCACAAGG TGGTGGCGGTGGAAGAGGTGGCGGctacggtggtggtggtggtggcggtggacgcAGAGACAACTACAGAGATGGTGGTCCAGATAGGAATTCTCACGGTGGGAACCGCTCTCGGCCATATTGA